The genomic DNA CGAGGGCTGCGGCGATATGTCCTTCAACGGCTGCCGGCTCCTGGTGAAGAGCGGCGGCAAGATCGATGCGGCGGTCGGCAAGCAGTACGACGGCGGCAACTCCAACTTCTTCTCGATGAGAGAAACCGTGCACGTCGAGTCCGGCGGCTCGATTCGAGCAGCCGCGTCCGGCTTCCACAGCATCTTCTATCGGGAAGGCAATCCGCCGGTGCTCGACGGGCTCGTGACGCCGGCGCCAAGTCTGTTTCCGCAAGCCGGTACCGGCTGCCCGGTGTGCGGCAACAACGAGATCGACTACGCCGAGACCTGCGACGACGGCAACACCGCAGCCGGTGACGGATGCGATGGGATGTGCCTGATCGAATAGTCGACGACGCGCTTCGTTGCGTGCGGACTGTCGCACCTGCATCTTGAAGTCGGCGCGTCGACGATCTTCTCGACGTTAGATTCGGATGCGTGATGAGGACGCGTCAGGCCGCGCGGCCGAGCGAGCGCCTCAGCGCCTCCGCATGAAACGCAAGATAGCCGCTCACGCGATGCTCGAGCTCCGGCTCGATGCGCCGGCTGAGCTCCGGAAGCGCGTGGAACGGTACCGCCGGATATCCGTGGTGCTCGGCGTGCCACGGCATGTTCCACATCGCCCAGCGCACGAACGCGTTGCTCTTCGTCGAGCGCGTGCGGTGGATCTGGCTGCCGTCGATCGGTAGCCCGGTATGCTCGGGCATCACGAAAATCCCGAGCGCGAGATGCCCGATCGGCCACGCGAGCAGCAGCGTCGAAAACCCGGGAACCAGCGCGAGCCCGAGCGCACAGGAACCGCCGAGGAGGAGCGTCGCGATCCTGCTCTCGCGAATGACCTGCGCACGAAGAGCCGGCCGCACGTAAGGAAAAAACCGCTCGAACGCTGCGTCCGTCGGCACAGTCGCGGGCACTACGGTGAACAGCGCCTTGCCAACCATGAGGTGCTGTCCGGAAGCCTGCGCAAAATAGAGAACCGGATTGCGCGGCCACGGCCCGAGCAGCTTCGGCGCGCCGGAAATCTCCGGATCGCCGTTCGGATCGGACGTCCGTCGATGATGCTCGAAATGAAACTCCCGAAAGAACGTCGGCGACTGCAGCATCAGCACTGCCGAAACCCACGTCACCGCCCGATTGATCCACGGCGTCGAGAACGCCGTCCCGTGCCCGCCCTCATGCATCGACGCAAAGAACGTGAGCAGCACGATCCCATCGAGGAAGACGGCAACGAACCGAAGCGGACTGCCGGCAGCCGCAAGGCGTACCGTGGCAACGGAGAGGAAGAGGAAGAGAAAGGATTGGAAGAAGAAGAGGACGAGGCCAGGAAAATCGCGGCGGGCCATCAAATGTCGAAGGTCGTCGCGAGAGAGCCGCACTGATCGATCGATGTTTTCTTCCATCACCAATCCGGCAAGCGTTGCGGGAGCAGTGGCGCTGCGAGCAGGGTTGCGACGCGAGAACCAGAGCAACCCGGCGGGAGGTGCGGGGGGCCAATCCGGATGATGGCGTGCGGCGCGGGGCGGGTGCCGGCGTGCGAGTCGTTCCGCAGCGAAGCGAGGACTAAAGCGAGCGCGCCGGTACCCGCCCCGCGACGCACGCCCACCTTCTAGCTCAGCGCTTCGACGATCTTCTCGATCGTATCCTTCGCATCGCCGAACACGAGCACCGTATTCGGCATCGTGAACAGCTCGTTCTCGATGCCCGCAAATCCGGGGTTCATGCTGCGCTTGAGCACGATGCACGATTTTGCGAGGTCCGCGTTCAGCACCGGCATGCCGTAGATCGGGCTGTTCGTGTTGGTCTTGGCCGCGGGATTGACGACATCGTTGGCGCCGACCACGAGGGCCACGTCGGCCTCGGCGAACTCGTCGTTGATTTCCTCGAGCTCTTTCAGCGAATCGTACGGAACGTTCGCCTCTGCAAGCAGCACGTTCATGTGCCCCGGCATGCGTCCGGCGACCGGATGGATCGCGTACTTGACCTCGATGCCGTCGCGTTCGAGCAGCTCGGCCATCTTCTGCACGGCATGCTGGGCCTGCGCGACCGCCATGCCGTAGCCCGGACAGACGATCACTTTGGTGCCGCTCGACAGCAGCATGGCCGCGTCGCCGACGCTTGCCTCGCGAACGGGCGCAGCGTCCTTGCCCATGACGGCCGCGGCCGACCCGTCGCCCTGGCCGAACGCACCGAACAGCACGTTGCTGAACGAACGGTTCATCGCGCGGCTCATCACGATCGACAGGATGAATCCGGACGCGCCGTCGAGCGCTCCGGCGATGATCAGCACGTTGTTGTCGAGAGCAAAGCCGGTCGCCGAGGCGGCAAGACCCGCGTACGAATTGAGCAGCGAGATCACGACCGGCATGTCGGCGCCGCCGATCGGGATCACGAACAGCACGCCGAGCACGAGCGCGACGAGAAACATCAGGTAGAACAGGATCTGCAGCGACGGCCACACCGTAAGCAGCACCAGCAGCAGCACGGCCGTCGCGAAAATGCCGATGTTGGACTGGTTCTGGTACGGATACGTGATGTTGCGTCCCGGGATGAAGCCCTGCAGCTTGCCGAATGCGATCAGGCTTCCGGTAAACGTCAGGCCGCCGAACAGCACTTCGAATCCGAGTGCGCCCATCGTGCCGTGCGACAGCTGGACGGCATGCCCGAGGTGGTCGACGTGAATGCCCGCCTGGTAGATCGAATATTCCGAAACGCCGACGAGCGCGGCGGCGAGGCCGCCGAACGCATGCGAGAGCGCGATTCGCTCGGGCATCTTGGTCATCGGGATCAGTGCCGCCATCGCGATGCCGATCGCGGATCCGATGCCGGCGGTCACGAGGATCCAGCGGTAGGTATGGATCTCCGGATTGATCAGCGTGCCGGCGACGGCGAACGCCATGCCGATCTCGGCATAGATGACGCCGCGGCGCGCAGTTTCGGCGCTGGTCAGTCCCCGGATACCGAGGATGAACAGGACCGAAGCGATAAAGTAGAGGAGCTCGGCGTACGGCGTCACTTCTTTGCCTCGCCCTTGGCGCCGCCGCGCTTGCGGAACATCTTGAGCATGCGGTCGGTGATCAGGAATCCGCCGACGACGTTGATGCTCGCGCACAGCACGGCGATGCAGCCGAGCACGGTGCTGAACGTGCTCTTCTCGGCACCGGCGGCCACGATCGAGCCGACCAGCGAGATTCCGGAGATCGCATTGGTGAACGCCATCAGCGGCGTGTGAAGCAGCGGGGGAACTCCGCGAATCGTGCCGTAGCCGACGAAAGCGGCCAGCACGAACACGTACAGTCCGAGGATCATCTCGTGCGTCATGGGAAGGCTCTCCTGGAGACTGCTCGAATCTGCGATCAGGCGCCGATCGCTTCGGCGACCTGCGTATCGACGATCTGCCCGTCGTGCGTGACGACCGAGCCTTTGACGATCTCCTTGCTGAAATCGAGATTGAGCTGTCCGTCTTTCAGCAGATAGAGAATGTATTTTTCGACGTTGCGCGAGAACATCTGGCTCGCGTCGCGTGCCGCTTCGCTCGGCAGATTGGTCGGGCCGAGCACGAGCACGCCGGAGTCGGTCACCTCCGTGTCCGGTTTGGTCAGCTCGCAGTTTCCACCCTGTTCGGCGGCGAGGTCGACGATCACAGAACCGGGGCGCATGCGGCGGGCCATCGCGGCGGTCACCAGGCGCGGCGCGGGCCGGCCGGGTATCAGCGCGGTCGTGATGCAGACGTCGGCCTTCTCGAGATGCGTGGCGATGACTTCGTTGGCGCGCTTCTGGAAATCCTCGCTGACTTCTTTGGCATAGCCGCCGGCGGTCTGGGCGTCGGCGGTCGCGCCGACGTCGATGAACGTGGCTCCGAGGCTCTCGACCTGCTCCTTGACGACCGGCCGCACATCGTAAGCTTCGACTACGGCGCCAAGCCGCCGGGCGACGCCGATAGCGACGAGGCCGGCAACGCCGGCGCCGAGGATCACGACGCGGGCAGGCTCGACGCGACCGGCAGCGGTCATGAACAGCGGGAAAAATTTCGGCAGATGATTGGCGGCGGTGATGACGGCCCGGTAGCCCGCCACGGTTGCCTGCGAGCTGAGAACGTCCATCGACTGCGCCAGCGTCGTGCGCGGGATCCGGTCGAGCGCGATGGCGGTAACCGAAGCGTCGCGGAACCCGCGAACCACGTCGTGCTGGACGAGAGGGAAGAGCAGGCTGATCGACGCCGCTCCCTTCTTCACGCTCTGCAGGGCACCCGCCTGGGGCACATTGATCTGAACGATCGTGTCCGCGGCCGAAAGCAGCGCCTCTCGCGTATCGACGATTGCCGCCCCTTGGGCCCGGTATTCGTCGTCCGAGAACCCGGCCGGAGTCCCGGCGCCGGCCTGAACGACGATTTCCGCTCCCTTGTGGGTCAGACGCTTGACGCTTTCGGGAACCAGCGCGACTCGGCGCTCGCCCGGACGGGCTTCCGTAACCACCCCGATTTTCATCGGGCGGCAACCTAGCCGAGGCACTGGAAAATCCAAAAAGCAGAAGGCGGTACGACTCGCGTCGCACCGCCTTTCCGTTTCGGCAGGGGGAGGAGAGAACCCGCCTGATCAGCGGACCGTGCCGAAAACTCCTGTTGGTCAGCCCGCCGCGTCGACGGCGTCGATCCGGCTTTCGACGTCGAAGCGATCGAACCGACCATCGTCGTGGCTCGCCGGCCGGCGGCCGGAAAGGCCGATGATCCGCGGCGATTTGCGGACCTTCCGTGCGGTTCGCTTGCGCAGCGGCGCGAGCCCGGCGCGGATGTATTCGGCGCTCACGCCGAGCACGTCGCAGATATTCTCGAAGGAGAACGGCCACTCGCGCTCGTTCGAAAAGATCCATTCGGCGGCATCGCGGTGCAGGTCTTCGCCCTGGGGATCGCGTGCGAGCGCATACTTCTGAAAGCATTCGACGGCGTCGCGGAGGATCGCGAGCATCAGGCCGCGCTCGTTCATTGCGCCGGCCTCTTTGCCGAGACCGGCAAAAAACTGCTCGGGCATGAGAGCGTCGGGTTCGAAAAGCTTCGCGGTATTGTCAGCCATTGTCATTCCTCTTGGGGCCTCTGACGCCCATAGGGAATGAATATTCTCGATTTTCCTCAGGTTCTGCGCAGAAACTTGCCGCGGTGCTTCCCGACGGCAGCAGGGTCCGTCCGGTTTCAGCGACCGCGAAGGCGATCGACGGCTCGGCGGTCGCGTTTGGATGGCCTCGAAGCGGCCGGCTGGAACGATCCACGGTCGGCTTTGAGAACCGCCGCCAGCGCTTCGCGGGCGGCGATGCTCTCCGGGCTCTCCTCATAAAGGAGGCGCGCCTCGGGAGCCCCGCGGCGCACGGCGGAGACCGAGCGCACCCGGACGACGTGGGTGTAAGGGCCGATTACGACTGCAATTTCGTCGTCCGGTTTGACGATATGCGCGGCCTTCGCGCGGTTGCCGCCGATTTTGACGTGGCCGGCCGCGATCGACTGGCTCGCGATCGACCTTGTCTTGAAAAACCGTGCTGCCCACAGCCACTTGTCGAGCCGCACTGAAACCGATCCATCAGTTTTTTCCGAGCCCATGCCGCCGGCATCGTAATCCTTCGGCCGGTTCCAGGGGAACAGGAAACGAAGAAGAAACGAAGGAAGAAACCTCTCGTCCCCGCCCGGGCAGTTGACGGACCGCTGCCGCGAACCTAGGGTCCACCCTCATGGCAGTTCGGCGCGTCGAACCCGATGAAGCGGCCCAGCTCATCGAAGAAGGCTGGACCTATCTCGACGTGCGGTCGGTTGCCGAGTTCGCAGAGGGCCACGCGCCCGGCGCGTACAATATTCCACTGCTCGATTTCGAGCCGGGCCAGGGCCTCAGGCCGAACCCGAACTTTCTTCTGGAAGTGCTCGCGGCGTTTGAGCCGGAGCAGCCTCTGGTTGTTGCGTGCAAAGCGGGTGGACGCTCGGCGCGCGCAGCGGCGATGCTCGCCGAATCCGGGTTCAGCAACCTTGTCGACATGCGCGGCGGTTTCTACGGCGAGGTCTCGCCCGACGGCACCGTCGCATGCGCGGGATGGGCACCGCGCGGACTGCCGGTGGTCTCCGGTGACGAACCGGGTCGCAACCACGTCGATCTTCGCAAGCTTCCGGTCTGACGGCTCGCCGCGTTACGGCGTGACGACTGCGCCGCTCGCGGGCTGACGGAAGAACTTTCCGCTCGAACGGACCAGCCGCTCAGCACCCAGGTGCATCTCCGCCTCGATGACGAGGTAGCGCGCATGCGCATCGCTCGCGACACGCGAGCGAACGACGATCTCGCGTTCGACCGGGCACGGACGCTCGTAACGCACCTGAAGCTCGCCGGTAACGACGCGGACGCCGGCAAGGAATACCGCTGCTGCACAGGAGAACTCATCGAGGATCGTTGCCACGATGCCGCCGTGCGTGATGCCCGGCGCGCCGTGAAATCGATCCGGCACGCGGCACGTGCCGACGATCTCATCCCTCCCGTCGATCTCGCTCGGGCCGCGGAAAAAGCGCAGCTGGAGTCCGTCCGGGTTGAGCTTCGAGCAGCCGAAGCAGCCGCCGTCGCCAAACGGGAAGACGAGCTCTTCGAGCTCGGTCTTCCCGGGGCGGTTTGTCTGCGGGTCCATCGCGCGCGCTCTTACGTGAAATCGAACTGCCGACCAAACCCGTGTATCCGGACAAGGCAGCATGTCGGAAACCATTCGCATCGAAGCCCGCGAGTCTCTCGCGACAGTGGATCCGGCTGCCTGGAATCGCCTGGTCGGAGAGGACGATCCGTTTCTCGAGCATGAGTTTCTGGTCGCGCTCGAGGAAACCGGCGTGGTCGGGCCGGGAACACCGTGGCAGGCCCGTCACATCACGGCGTGGGACGCAGGCCATCTGGTCGGCGCGATCCCGTTCTACCTGCGCTGGGATTCGTACGGCGAGTACATTTTCGACTTCGGCTGGGCGGAAGCCTACGCGCGTGCAGGGCTTCGCTACTATCCGAAAGGAGTGGCCGCCGTGCCGTTCACGCCTGTTTCCGGCGCACGGATCCTGGTTGCGCCCGGAGCGGCACTGGATGCGAACCCGGTCGCGTGCGGGATGGTCGACGGTCTCACGCGCCTCGCCGAGCGCCTGGAGCTATCCGGAGTCCACGTGCTGTTTCCGAGGGAAGCCGAGCACGATTTTCTTGTTTCGCGCGGATTCCTGTCGCGCGTCACGCATCAATATCACTGGGAAAATCGCGATTACCGCAGCTTCGACGATTATCTTGCCGACCTGCGTTCGAAGAAGCGCAAGCAGGTCCTGCATGAACGCGCCGATGTCGCGGCGCAGGGAATCGAGATCGAGGTTCTCGACGGCGACCGGATCACGGAAGAGCACGTCGATGCGATCTGGAAGTTCTACGTCGCCACCGCGGCCCGCAAGTGGTCGCAGCCGTATCTGGTGCGCGCGACGTTCGAGCAGCTTGCCCGCACGTGGCGGCGGCGGCTCGTGCTCGTGCTGGCGAAGAAGTCCGGCCGCTACGTGGCCGGTACGTTCAACGTCCGCGGAAAAAATTCGCTGTTCGGACGTTACTGGGGATCGATCGGCCAGTTTTCGTCGCTGCATTTCGAATGCTGCTACTGGACGCTGATCGAGTACGCGATCGCCCACGGCATGCGGCTCGTCGAAGCGGGCGCCCAGGGTGAGCACAAGTTCCTGCGCGGCTTCAACGCGCGTCCGACCTGGAGCGCCCACTGGATTGCTCACCCGGGCGGCAGGCGCGCAATCTCGGATTTCCTCGAGCGGGAGCGCGAGCAGAACGAAGCGATGATCGACGGTTATAACCGCGTCTCGCCTGTCAAGAGCGAGAGATCGCGCTTTTGAGCGATCCTTTGCGTGGAAGTCCGGGCCAGCGAAGTCCGCACCTCGGGAATTCCGGCCGCCTGCGCGTTGCACGCAGAAGCTCTGCATTGACCACGGTCCGCTGCGCATTAGAATCGATAAACATGTCCGAGCCCGAAACTCCTGTCCGCCGCTCCGAGGGACAAATCGTCGTCCAGGAGCGGAGCCGCGTGAAGCGCCCCCCGATGTATGCGGTGGTGCTGCTGAACGACGACTATACGCCCATGGAGTTCGTGGTCTGGATCCTCCAGACGCTGTTCTTCAAGCCCCGCGACGAAGCCACGCGCGTGATGCTGCAGGTGCATCACGAAGGGAAGGGCATCGCCGGCGTCTACACACACGACGTGGCTCGAACCAAGGCCGTGCAGGTCGAGCAGCTCGCACGCAAACACGAACACCCGCTCGCCTGCCTGATCGAGGCCTGCGAGGGATGAGGACGAAGCGCGCGAAGACGGGAAGAAGTATGAGCGCGTGAGCGCGAAGGCCGGAAGAAGCGCGTGAGCGCGAAGGCCGGAAGAAGCGCGAGAGCGCGAAGGCCGGAAGAAGCGCGAGAGCGCGAAGGAAAGGAAAAAAGCGATGCTGATTTCCGAAGAGCTCGAAAATACACTCCAGCGCGCGGTCGATCGCGCGAAGGCCAGCCGCCATGAGTTCGTTGCGCCCGAACATCTTCTGTTCGCGCTGACGTCGGACAAGGTCGCGGCCGACATCCTCTTCCACTGCGGCGCCGATCTGGTGGCGCTGCGCACCGCGGTCGATGCGTTCCTCGAAAACACCATGCCGTCCTTTCCGTCGCACGTGGCGGCACCCGACGGCTCGACGCCGGATCCGAGCTACACGCTCGGCTGCCAGCTGGTGCTGCAGCTCGCTGCGTCGCACGTGCAGTCGTCCGGCAAGGAACAGATCGACGGCGGCAACGTGCTGGCGGCGCTCTTCCGCGACGAGGAATCGCACGCGGCCTACTTTCTGAAGAAGCAGGGCGTGCTGCGGCTCGACGTCGTGCGCTACATCTCGCACAAGGTTTCCAAGATCGGTTCGCGAAACCTTCCGGCCGAGGAAGGCGGCGGCGGCATCGGCGCCGGCGAGCGCGAAGCCGACGGCGTCGGTGCCGTCGAGGATCCTCTCGAAGAGTTCTGCACGAACCTCAACCGAAAAGCGGCCGAGGGCCGCCTGGATCCGTTGATCGGCAGGAAGAGCGAGCTCGAGCGCACGGTGCACATCCTGGCCCGGCGCCGAAAGAACAACCCGATCTTCGTCGGCGATGCGGGCGTCGGAAAAACCGCGATCGTCGAAGGCCTCGCGTTGCGCATCCACCAGGGCGACGTTCCCGAGTACCTGAAGGACGTCACGATCTACGCGCTCGACATGGGCGGCCTGCTCGCCGGCACGCGCTATCGCGGCGACTTCGAGGAGCGGCTGAAGGCCGTCATCGACGGCATCAAGCAGGACCGCGATCGCCGCATCCTTTTCGTCGACGAGATCCACAACATCATCGGCGCCGGAGCGGTCTCCGGTGGTGCGATGGATGCATCGAACATGCTCAAGCCGGCGCTCGCCAGCGGCGAGATCAAGTGCATCGGCACCACGACGTACAAGGAATACCGGCAGATCTTCGAAAAGGACCATGCGCTGTCGCGGCGCTTCCAGAAGGTCGACGTCGGCGAGCCGACGATCGAAGAGTCGGTCGAGATCCTGAAGGGTCTCCAGACCCGCTACGAGGAATTCCACGGCGTCGCCTACGCGCCAAACGCAGTGCGCGCCTGCGTCGAGCTGTCGGCCAAGCACATCAACGACCGCTTCCTGCCCGACAAGGCGATCGACGTGCTCGACGAAGCCGGAGCGGAAGTGAAGCTTCGCGCGAGCCGGCTCGCCGGCGAGCCTGCGCTCGTGACCGCGAGCACGTCGGCCGCCGCCGTTGTCGAAGAAGATCCCGAAGCGCCCGGCGAAGTCGTCATCGAGACGATCGAGGCAGCTGCACCGCCGCGAAATGCCGGCGCGCGGCCGGGCGACGCGGCCGCTCCGGCCCGCAGAGTCCCGCGCGTGACCAGCCGCGACATCGAGAACGTGGTCTCGCGCATCGCCAAGGTCCCCACGCGCAGCGTGAAGGTCGACGATCGCAAGCGGCTCGAAAGCCTTGGCCGCGATCTCAAGCTGACGATCTACGGGCAGGATGCCGCGGTCGAGCAGGTGGTCGCGGCGATCCAGCTCGCTCGAGCAGGGCTCGGAGAGCCCGACAAGCCGATCGGCAGCTTCCTGTTCGCCGGTCCGACCGGCGTCGGAAAGACCGAGCTCGCCAAGCAGCTCGCGAGCGCGCTCGACATCGGCTTCGTGCGCTTCGACATGAGCGAGTACATGGAGAAGCACGCGGTCTCGCGCCTGATCGGCTCGCCGCCCGGCTATGTCGGCTTCGACCAGGGCGGCCAGCTCACCGAAGCGATCCATCGCAACCCGCACGCAGTGCTGCTGCTCGACGAGATCGAGAAGGCCCACGCCGACATCGACAACGTGCTGCTGCAGATCATGGATTACGCGACGCTGACCGACAACAACGGCAGGAAGACAGACTTCCGCAACGTGATCCTGATCATGACGACCAACACTGGCGCGCGCGAAGGCCTCGCCAACGCGATCGGCTTCGAGCAGACGAGCGATTTCGCCGGCAAGTCCGACAAGGCGATCGAAAAGGCGTTCGCTCCCGAATTCCGCAACCGGCTCACGGCCGTCGTGCAGTTCCGTTCGCTCGGCATGGAGATCGCCGAGCAGATCGTCGAGAAGATGATCGCCGAGCTCGAGACGCGGCTGAAAGCGCGCGGCGTGCACCTGACGCTCGATCCGACCGCACGCACGTGGATCGCGCGCAAGGGCTACGATGCCAAGTTCGGCGCACGCCCGATGCGACGGCTGATCGAATCGGAGATCTCGCACAAGCTCAGCCACGAGATCCTGTTCGGACGCCTGGCCAAGGGCGGCGACGTCGTGATCAAGGCGGGCGACGAAGGCCTCGTGTTCGAGTTCTGACGCCGGCACGTCGATGCAGCGCTGGCGCGAGTACGAGCTTCCGGGCGGCTGGACCGTTCTCGCCGGACGCACCGAGTCCGACAACGATTACCTGTCGATCAAGCTCGCGCGTGCGAACGACTGGTGGTTCCACGCGCGTGCGGTTGCCGGTTCGCACGTGCTGCTTCGCTCGCGCGACGATGCGGAGCCGGACAAGGCCACGATCGAAGCCGCCGCAGCCATCGCAGCGTGGCACAGCAAGGCGAGGGCAGGCGGCGTCGTGCCGGTTTCGTGCACGCTCGCATCCAACGTGACCAAGCCCCGCGGCGCGGAGCCGGGCACCGTCACGATCCGCAAGGAGCGCGTCCTCAAGGTCCGGCCGGCGCTTCCGGCCGGTTCCGCTCAGGGATAAGGAACGCCTGTGGCTGCATCCGGGAACGACGCCGAGCCTCGCCGGGTCGTCACGTCGTCGATGATCGGCATGGCGATGCCCGACGTCGCGCGCTGGTCGGAGCGTGTCACCGTCGTGCTCGGCCAGAATCCGGGGCCGTTTACCGGGCCCGGCACCAACACGTACATCGTCGGCACCGGAGCGCAGCGCCTGCTGCTCGACACCGGACAGGGTATCGACCGCTACGGCGAGCTTCTTGCCGGTGCGCTCGCGGAGTGCGGCGCTTCGCTCGATCGCATCGTGCTCACGCATGCGCATCCGGACCATATCGGCGGCGTCGAGCAGGTGCGCGCGCGCCACGGCGACCTGCCGCTCCGGAAGATGCCGCTGCCGGCTAGTGATCGCGGACTGGCCGTCGAGCCGCTCGGCGACGGAGACATCGTCGAGGTCGAAGGCGCGACGCTCGAGGCGGTCTGGACGCCCGGCCATGCGAGCGACCATCTCTGCTTCGTCCTGCGTGAAGAGAAGGTCCTGTTTACCGGCGACATGGTTCTCGGCGCCGGCACCACGGTCATCCCGCCCGACGGCGACCTCGGCGACTACCTCGATTCGCTGAGAAGGCTGCTCGCGCTCGACATCGACCGGATTTTTCCCGCGCACGGCCCTGCGATCGAGGAGCCGAAGCGCAAGATCGAAGAGTATCTCGCGCACCGGGCGCTTCGCGACGAGCAGATTCTGGCCGGCCTGCGCGACGGCGTGCGCCGCACCGAGGATCTGGTGCGCCGCATCTACACCGACGTTCCGGAGTTCCTGCACCGCGCGGCAGGAGTTTCGGTCGAATCGCACCTGCGGCGCTTTGCGAAGCAGGGCCGCGTCGCGCGCGAAGGCGAAGACTGGGTGCTTCGCTGAGCTCCGCGCTTAGTCGAACAGCTGCAGCTGCCTGTCTGCTTCGCGCACGCCGCCGGCGACCGTAACGGAGGCAGGAGCGAGCACTGCCGGCGCCGGCTGATCGGGCCGCGGCGGAATCAGCGGGATGGGCGCAACCTCCGAATCCGGTCCGTTCCATGCGT from Candidatus Limnocylindrales bacterium includes the following:
- a CDS encoding NFACT RNA binding domain-containing protein; amino-acid sequence: MQRWREYELPGGWTVLAGRTESDNDYLSIKLARANDWWFHARAVAGSHVLLRSRDDAEPDKATIEAAAAIAAWHSKARAGGVVPVSCTLASNVTKPRGAEPGTVTIRKERVLKVRPALPAGSAQG
- a CDS encoding MBL fold metallo-hydrolase, whose protein sequence is MAASGNDAEPRRVVTSSMIGMAMPDVARWSERVTVVLGQNPGPFTGPGTNTYIVGTGAQRLLLDTGQGIDRYGELLAGALAECGASLDRIVLTHAHPDHIGGVEQVRARHGDLPLRKMPLPASDRGLAVEPLGDGDIVEVEGATLEAVWTPGHASDHLCFVLREEKVLFTGDMVLGAGTTVIPPDGDLGDYLDSLRRLLALDIDRIFPAHGPAIEEPKRKIEEYLAHRALRDEQILAGLRDGVRRTEDLVRRIYTDVPEFLHRAAGVSVESHLRRFAKQGRVAREGEDWVLR